A single region of the Lepus europaeus isolate LE1 chromosome 1, mLepTim1.pri, whole genome shotgun sequence genome encodes:
- the PRSS58 gene encoding serine protease 58, whose translation MKCILLWALLNLPVSFAFNPDYTTGFTPPYLVYLKSDYLPCTGVLIHPLWVLTAAHCNLPKLQVMLGLTIPADTEESDVQVVGYEKMIHHPYFSVSSSDYDLMLIKLNRVIEPSNYVNVVNLPYRLAPVNTMCTVSTWAYNICDESKEPDSLQNVNISIISKSECLDAYKSYKITEGMFCVGIVPGRRLPCKEISAAPAVCNGVLHGILTYTDGCILRADVGIYTNIFHYMTWIRNTIHRN comes from the exons ATGAAGTGTATCCTCCTCTGGGCTCTCTTGAACCTGCCTG TTTCCTTTGCCTTTAATCCAGATTATACAACTGGCTTCACTCCACCCTACTTGGTCTACTTGAAGTCTGACTACTTGCCCTGCACCGGGGTCCTGATCCACCCACTGTGGGTGCTCACAGCCGCACACTGCAACCTGCC GAAGCTTCAAGTGATGTTGGGGCTTACAATCCCAGCAGACACTGAAGAAAGTGACGTGCAAGTCGTTGGCTATGAGAAGATGATCCATCACCCATATTTCTCGGTTTCTTCTTCTGATTATGACCTCATGTTAATCAAGCTGAACAGAGTGATTGAACCCAGTAATTATGTGAACGTGGTCAACTTGCCCTACCGACTTGCCCCTGTGAATACCATGTGCACTGTCTCCACCTGGGCCTACAACATATGTGACGAAT CCAAGGAGCCTGACTCACTGCAGAACGTGAACATCTCAATTATCTCCAAATCAGAGTGTCTCGATGCCTATAAATCTTACAAGATCACGGAAGGCATGTTTTGTGTGGGCATTGTGCCAGGAAGGAGGCTGCCCTGCAAG GAAATCTCGGCTGCCCCTGCAGTATGCAATGGGGTACTTCATGGAATCCTGACTTACACAGATGGATGTATTCTGAGAGCTGATGTTGGCATCTATACCAACATCTTTCACTACATGACCTGGATTAGGAACACAATCCACCGCAACTGA
- the LOC133761808 gene encoding probable inactive serine protease 58, which produces MKGHFILILLSAAGAILDNNLIEKPHSAGFTIPYLVYLQSKSGPCVGSLIHPEWVLTAAHCSLPINIRLGVIQPSIKNKKEQTRNYSLTVPHPEFDAKYLKNDLMMIKLSKTADINSNVGTIAIAMEPMPYNDSCFIPTWIWNEYRNNSDADILTWINEHALPTQECLNILQKQQQDVTLNIMCMGKPLIPISDIKEVPAAPAICNGRLQGILSWAKGSIILGSEGFFTEIHPYARWIMAIMSKN; this is translated from the exons ATGAAGGGTCACTTCATCCTCATTCTCTTGTCTGCAGCTG GGGCCATTCTGGACAATAACCTTATAGAAAAGCCACACTCGGCAGGATTTACTATTCCTTACCTGGTCTATCTCCAGTCCAAGTCAGGACCCTGTGTAGGGTCTCTTATCCACCCAGAGTGGGTTTTGACGGCTGCTCACTGCTCCTTACC taTTAATATCCGACTGGGAGTTATTCAACCAAGcatcaaaaataagaaagaacaaaCACGGAATTACTCATTAACTGTGCCCCACCCTGAATTTGATGCAAAATACCTCAAAAATGATCTGATGATGATAAAACTCTCCAAGACTGCTGATATCAACAGCAATGTGGGAACGATAGCCATTGCCATGGAACCCATGCCATACAATGATTCCTGCTTTATCCCAACCTGGATCTGGAATGAATATAGAAATA ACAGTGACGCTGACATCCTGACATGGATAAACGAACATGCGCTTCCCACACAAGAATGCCTGAATATACTCCAAAAACAGCAACAAGACGTGACTTTGAACATCATGTGTATGGGAAAACCTCTGATTCCCATATCTGATATTAAG GAAGTACCAGCGGCGCCAGCCATCTGCAATGGGAGGCTGCAGGGAATCTTGTCTTGGGCCAAAGGCAGCATCATCCTAGGAAGCGAAGGATTCTTTACAGAAATTCATCCCTATGCAAGATGGATCATGGCGATCATGAGTAAAAACTGA